The genome window AAAGCCTCCTCTGCTCTACTGGACAACGGCTTTGTCATTTAAAATATTCGGCTTCAGTGAGTGCACCACACGGCTGCCTGACGCCCTGGCTGCGTTGGTGACGGCTCTTTTCCTGTACGCAGCTGTGGCCCGGTGGTTCACCCCGGAAATAGGTCTCTTGTCTGCTGTCATGCTCGTTACGTCTTTTGGTTTTTTTACCATGGCTCGCACGCTCACCATT of Syntrophorhabdales bacterium contains these proteins:
- a CDS encoding glycosyltransferase family 39 protein, whose translation is MPISQIRLHILLILLLSYVFFFHGLGSYSLKEPDEGRYAEIPREMVETGDYIVPHLDYVRYFEKPPLLYWTTALSFKIFGFSECTTRLPDALAALVTALFLYAAVARWFTPEIGLLSAVMLVTSFGFFTMARTLTI